The genomic interval atgtatttcctccataataatgatattaaatataataaaaataaataaataaataaataaaaataaatcaggaGAGAAAAATACAGGTAAATAGACATTTAATATAtgtaaggttttatttattattttctctgggttttttaaatttatgtttatattaattatcatttttatggaggaaatacattttattgagtcatttatttatatttagttttGGCAGGTTTGGTCCTCCATAGCTAAAACTAATACAAAGTGAGCAGAATTAGCccaattttaaatttttttatatttcaaatattcatattttgtttgtgtggctgaataaattaataaataaattattaatgggaaaaaaataagacaaaattAAGTTTGGgttctttttttactttatttttaatttatttaagtcATCAATAAAAAACTACAGAATAAATAGAAATGCAAAATAATTTCCAATACATTAACAACTGCTAACTTGTTCTatgaggttgttttttttaaaggctgGTCTGGTTGTTCACTCCCAGGTGAGATGTCCCATCATGAAGTCCTGGATGCTGTTGCCAAGGGGACAAGTGTGATCCTGAGTGACCATAGCAACAGCGAGAGGGGCTTTCTGACTGTGTTTAAGGAGCGTCTGACCGCCTGTCTCCCAGAGAATGTTACCATAGTGATATCACAAAAAGACAGAGACCCTCTGGAGGTGGTGTGACCACAGGATCCTCAGGAGTCACTTTCCTTTGATGATGTCTGATACATGATTTGAAGATTCGCTTTTTTTTACAATGATAAAAATATAGTGTTGATGTGGAGAAAATAACATTCATAAatgaaatggaaatgaaaacCATGTAAAAATCAAAAAACgacaacaaataaaaagtaGTAGTAAGGCCTGGATGTGCCACAAAATTGATCTAAGATGGTTCTTCTTGATGTTCTACAGCAGTGGGCTCTTAGAGGTCCACTCACTAATTACCACAGAGTCTGAGAGGTCAAATTTCAGTTCATACATCTTTAAAAACTGCTTCTCCTGTCTGCCTTTGTTGATTTGCTAAACAGCTTTGACAAGCACAAGTCACAACCCATCTGCTGTTTACTGATGTCCTTCTTATGGAAACTGCTTTACAAGCTCCATGATTGGACAAGATGAAAAGGAATGAAAGAAGATCATATCAATTTTAGAAGAGTTTATTCCTTTtggttgttttgttattaatcTGTAATAAATTGTATTTAGATCCAGACCTAGACCGGAGTTCACCTGTTGAACACCGCTGCTCAAAGTCTTTTCTCTATTGGCGTGCAATCACATTGATTTTGTAATGTTAACAACAAATTATTCCAAACTTTAAACAGCTGTGTATGAGCCTGTCAGACGACACCTTTTTCAGACCCAAAAAACCCCATAGATACTTAAAACTATTAAAAGCTTCTAGGCATTTGACCACATTTGACAGTCACTACTTTGTTGTcatttgtgaaaatgtgtgagAACACAGCTGAGCACAGGAAAGAAGAATAAGGAGAGGTGTTATAAAGTGGGAGGGATGGGGTGTTTCTGAAGGTAATCTGACAGCACAGTGGGGTAGTCAGACATCACTCCTGTAGCGCCGACTGAAAACGCAGCGTCCATATCACGCTCCTCGTTACACACAAACAACtgcacctgagagagagacggagCAAGAGGGATGAGCATCCCCCACAACACAGGGATAAAAGAAAAAGACTGAAGCAGTGATTGGATTTTCTTTGAGGCTGAGTCTCACAGCTTTAATGTGTCACTTTccacatgttttttgttttacactTAAATAATCAAGATTACAGAAGGGAAAACACTCCAGAAAACTCACCTGCAGCCCACGCTTCACCAAGTGGTCAAACAGAGACTTCCTCATGGTCAGTCTAGAACAGATTAGAATATTTATTCACCAAGTCCTCACAAGAACCATAAATACATTAAGGAGACTAGGTAAACAACTGGgtatgtccagtgtgtgtgaaggacatTATGGCACAGCGAGTGTGTATGCGGTTGTTCGTTATATATGACTTTACCTTTCAATGAGCCAGACCACAAATCGGTTCTTCAGGTAAGACTCTTCCGGAATATAGGTTCTAAAAGAGCAGACATTTGACATTGTTGTAAAACCAACAAGGACAGAAGCACAGAATAGCACCACCTTGTGGAGCACTTTATAAAcaagtgagtatgtgtgtgagtgagttacaagttTGTTCTTTTAACTGCTTTGTGTCTAAAAAGTGGGTTTCCTGATCTTGTATAACTATGTCATCTATAAAAATTGCACATAAACAATTGAACAATACAAAACATCACACATGAATTTACACAAAAGCCGAATGAAGCACAGAGAGTTGAAGGTCCCTGACCTGTTGATGACACTCGGAAGGTAGAACTGCAGTAGGGACTCTCCCAGAGACACGAAGGGAAGAAGGCCAGTGTAGAACAGCACCAGGAGGAGGATTCCTCGTGTCATAGTGAAGCTGTAGGGCATGGAGGGGCACTGAAAATGATTTAGAATTATGCATTAATGTATTTTCAATTGGCAATGCTTTACAGTGGTAAGTGTTACAATGTTAAAGGGCTATTTGTAAACATTGTGAAAGCTTAGGCAGAATCAGACCTATGTTTTTGGGTCCTATATTAACAGGGCTCTATGTTCCCAGGGTTCTTTCATCACTGACATGTAGGACTTTTTAATGGTATTTTCTAGAACACTTCAAAACTCTGATCTTTAATTTGTCTTTCCAGCGGGACTTAACGGAGTTATTTCTGATGCTCTCTCCTTTTTACTAAAAGTCTACCTAACCTAGGTAACAGAGTAAGCATTCACaagctttttaaaaaagctGACAATGTGACGCCTTATCATCATGACCCTGTTTTACCAAGCCACTGTTTGTTGATAATGTTAAATGTTAGACTGTGAAGGTGGCTGTGGCTGTAGGAAAGATTGCAAAACTGTAAAAAGAAGTTAGATAAGATAGATGGAGGTTCTTTGGAACTCCTGGAGAACAAGGAGGATTGGAAACAAGTTACAGAACTGTGAGAgtaatttatgttttttagaTGAATTTACCAAAAATCACTGTCCaatattgggctgtggagcagtggaacgtgGTTCTCTGTGGTGACTGAGCTCCATCCCAtatctctgggatgagttggagtggtgtttgtgatccagaaatgaTTACCCAACACCAGCGCCACACCTCACTATAGTTTATGTGGCTGAGTGTTATCaaattctaataataataataatctaataaTTCCAATatccagtgtaaagccttcccagaggagcagaggctgttactgcagtgaagaggaacacactcctgattaatgcccACAAATGTGATTTTAGAAAGTCATGTACCTGTTTCCTGCACTTTGTCATGATGTCCGAGTCTTCAGTGGCCCAGACCGTGATGCTCTCTCTCTTATACTTCTTCACTAAAGAGGAGACCTATGGAATATAGAGAACCTATTCTGATAACCGTTCCACTGTTTACAGTCAGTCCGTCAGCTTCAATAAGGAATGACTGCTGATACCTTTTCTATGAGATCATCGTTGTATTCCTTGACCTCAATGTTGACGGGCATTTGTGGGAATTTCTTGAAGACATCCTCCAGCAGAGCAAACTTCCGGTCCTGCCCTGTACTGTAGTGTCCTGATGGAGATTTAAGAGAGTGTTGAATAGTGGCAACATTTTCAAACCTTTTCCCACAGGTGACCACacttctggggtcttaatgaaacatccatgacatgctttgttcaaaataccacaaggatgaaacaccacagcagcgttcGTAAGTCAGTGGA from Hoplias malabaricus isolate fHopMal1 chromosome 3, fHopMal1.hap1, whole genome shotgun sequence carries:
- the gdpd3b gene encoding lysophospholipase D GDPD1 — protein: MLAWHYAAVLSAPGKMTHLSRNLIQGVVGEFGSVEGDAAVLPVFSTRRRVRVDENAVWKTGLGSTHHLPAVVLETVAGGVHRNPQILHKKKHLAFYSRHISHRGGAGEKIENTIEAFTHAVETGTEMLEMDCHLSQDGYVVVSHDKNLGRQTGFNIPISSLRFQDLPLYKEKLEVTFYTGHYSTGQDRKFALLEDVFKKFPQMPVNIEVKEYNDDLIEKVSSLVKKYKRESITVWATEDSDIMTKCRKQCPSMPYSFTMTRGILLLVLFYTGLLPFVSLGESLLQFYLPSVINRTYIPEESYLKNRFVVWLIERLTMRKSLFDHLVKRGLQVQLFVCNEERDMDAAFSVGATGVMSDYPTVLSDYLQKHPIPPTL